In Paenibacillus sonchi, the genomic stretch ATTGGAAGGAACGCCTATCCCCTTCGGTGGAAAATACAGTGGGCCAACAAATGTGAAGGCTGTATTTTATGATACCAAAGGGAAATACGTAACAACACGCACACTGGTGAAGACCAGTGGGGATGATAAAACGGCAACCTGGGAACTACCGGTTGAATCCTATCGCTTCTCTACCGGGGAAGAAATTTACGAACGAAAGCACTACACGGAAGTCAGCACACCAGACGGTGAATATACAGTCAAGATCATGGCGAGCTACGCTGGTCGTAATCAGCTCTCCGCATGTGCAACAAAGAAGGTGACGATTTACGGCAGTATGTATGATGATTGGCAGATTCGGAGAGATACATCGGAGCTATGGAAAAAGTAAAAGAGTTAAAGCGGAGGGATTGAATGTATGTATTTTTAGTTTTATAATAACAATAAGAAAAGGACGGCTGCAACCGTCCCCTGCAACAGCCGCTTTTAAGGGCTGTTGGCTCGTTAACGGTGGAAGTTAGGCTCCCTGGTCGTCAACCTTAAGGGGGCCTACTTCTTTTTAAGTAGGTAAGCAAAGCGAGGATGAACATCCCGAACATTAACATTAAAGTTAATGCGTCTTTAACTTCCATGGCACCACCTCCTTTCGGAAAAGTGGAACCATGCCGCCCTTGCAAGCCAATCTGCTGCATGTACAATTATATCATGTTTGCTATGAGCAGTCTTTTCGGAGGCTGCTTTTTTGCGTAATTAAGTAGCAGAACATTTTTGGGATAAGGAGAGGACGTATGGAAGGATGGCTGATTGATTTGCCACTTGTACTAATACTTATTTACGCTACTTATACCGATTTAAAGAAGCGTGTCATTCCGAATCGGTTGGTGCTGGTTGGACTAGGTTATATGCTGCTGGCGAGACTCTTTATTGCCGATCAGGGTTATGGATACTATGTGTTGGGAACGGTAGCTGCTTCAAGCTTGATGTATCTTGCAGCGCTGTTCATTCCCGGTTCAATAGGTGGCGGAGATATTAAGCTGCTTACGGTTGTCGGAGCAGCAATGGGATGGTGGAAGTCACTGGTTTTTCTTTGGCTGTTGCTTGGATTAGCAGGAGTATTTGCTGTTATCGGGATGCTGATTTGGAGGAGCGGGAAGCTGAAGATACCGATTGCTCCATTTTTTCTTGCAGCGAACATTTTAATCTTTATGTATCCAATAAAGCTTTGGATTTAATGGAGAGACTGCCTGAGACAGGTGCGAACCTGAAGCTCACATAAAAACACTGGGGAATTCGTACCTCAGAATTTGTCGAAATACCAAGAGAAAGAATTAACTGGAAATAAGTCAAGGGATGAACTATACTTTTTTTATCAGGTTTGAATTTGAAATCGGTAGTATCCATCTTGTAACGAGAACAATAACATAATTTTCACCGTCGCACTCCGTATGGAGTGTGTGGATTGAAATACTGCAACAATGTTGTCCTCAATCTCCTTTTTCGTCACACTCCGTATGGAGTGTGTGGATTGAAATGCCGTGGTTGGGATGTTGATCTGGAGGAACCGGAAGTCGCACTCCGTATGGAGTGTGTGAATTGAAATGTTTTTGACAGAAGCATGAATAGAACAGCGGAACGTCGCACTCCGTATAAAGTGCGCAGAATTGAAATAGGACGTTATCCGTGGATGTCAGTTCAGCCGTTTTGAGTCACGCTGTGGAGTGTCTGGATTGAAATGAAACCGGTAAGATCGGCAGAAGTTTCATCCTGGTTGCACCTCGTACAGGGTGTGTAGATAAAATAAAAACAAAATACGATGGAATGATTAGGCTCTCGTCAAAAGGCGGGGGCCTTTTTTTTGTTTTGATAAGAATTGAAAGGAGGGGGTGAGAGTCCTTGATGAGCAGAGAAGCGATTTTGGATGCAATGCTATCGGCTACAGCCAAGAATGAAAACATGATGTGGATGCTTGCTGCAATCAGGATGGCTAGTCGTCCGGTGCAAAAAGAACAATTGCGTGATGTGACCAATGCTCTGTATAAGCAGATACATCCACAGGCAGAGGAAATGCCGATCCGTTCTCGGCATCTGCTGGATGAAGCCGCCGCCATGCTGGAAGGGGCAGCGCTGGTACATGTAGCAGAAGTCGCGAAATCCAAGCGCTATACGTTATCCCCTTTGGGCAAAGAGTTGCTAATTTACAGACAGCAGCGGTTGCAGGAGCAAAATAAACGGAAGGAAGCGGGAGGACAATGAACATCAGTTTGAAGTATGGATTCTTGGGGCTGGGGATGGGAGGAACCTCCATCGCTCATGCGTGTGCGGGGATGAGGTTATCGGCAAAAAATACACAGCGGCCCTATACAGCGATCCTGATTAACAGTAATGAAATGGATCTTCTCAAGCTGCCGGATTATCCGAATGTAAAGAAAATTACGCTGCCGGGATATGAACGCGGAGTAGGCCGGGATATTCAGCTCGGACAAGAAGCATTCACTGTCCACAAGACGGCCATTACCGAAACCATTCAAAGCTATTTCAGTGACCGGGATTACGTTTTTATCTGCTGTGGCTTGGGTGGCGGAACAGGAACTGGAGCTGTCATCGAGGCGATCCGTTTACTGCATACCGTAGGCTTTGCGGGGCGGTTTGGCCTGCTGCTCACTTTGCCGCGTAGAAACGAGGGAAGGAAGGTGCTAGACAATGCCCTGCAACGTCTGCAAGTGATTAAGAGAGCGATGCAGGGGCTGGGGGCTATTGTAGTTGTGGACAATGAAAAGCTGTTCCAGACCGGCTTACATCAGAATCAGAGTGTGGAAGACTTCATGAAGTCATGTAACCGCCATGTGGCCCGACTTCTCCATGACTTGAACACCGTCACCGCCAGCTACAAGCCTTACGGCAGCTACCACTTCGACGCTTCTGAATGGCTGAATATGCTAAAAACGGGCGGCTGCTTGCATATCGCAAAATGTGTATTGCCTGCACAGGCGGTAGACCTTGCTTCTCCGGTAACATATATGGAAGCGATGAAGCAAAGTGTGTTGAGTGGGGAGCTGTCAGCCGGGTATGACCTTGAGGATGCAACCAGCAGCGCAGTGAGCATTGTGGCCGACAGCTCGGCGGCGAAACGTCTGTTTACTCATGCGTTTGTTGAGCAGATTCAATCCTTCTTACACGAATGCACGCCAATTCTGGACGAAAATCCGGTGGCGACCTATGTTGGAGATCAGCCGGGGCTAGTCACGATTTATACCGTATTTGCTGGACTCAATTTTCCGAACGGCGTGACGAAGTTGACGGATGAACTTGCGGAGTTGGAGCGCAAAGTGGATGAACGAAGCCAGAAGACGGACGCTATTGCGGAAGTGCTGGCTGGATTTAAGTCACTGGTAAAGAAAGAAACCGTCGATCTGGAAGCCTTGCTATCAGAGGAAGAATCAGCTCCAGCCCCCCAAAAAACAGTGTCCGATGATCCGTTTGACTTTTTAAACCACTTGGAATGAGACGGAAGCGATACGCTTCATATTAAATGCAGCGACATAATTAAATGTTAAAAACTAACTTTTATATTAAGTGCAGCATTTATAAGATACATTTCAAAATTCTAAAAAGTTGGAGTGATGCAGATGTCTTTTATGGAACAACAAGAGCAAAAAGAAGTGACGGATTTGGAGGACATGTATCGGCAGTCAGTTATGCTTTCTTTTAATTTGGGTGAAGTTCTATCTGAACGGATTCAACGATTGCCAGAAAGTACATCACCTGATCCGCTTGCCTATCCGCCGTGTCACTATCGTACCTATATGTTGGATGAGTATCCCGTACATCAGCTTTCTTACCAGGGAATGTTACCACTCTACATGAAGGAAAAGCAGTATAAGAACAAGGTTAGGGATTACTATATTCGCGCTACGATGGAAGCAACTGCAAGACTGGATATTCCTTCTCTACGCTCGGCCTTTATATATATTGGTCACTTTTTTGAGAATTTGATGATTCGTGATTTGGATAATCGCAACCGTAGCTTCTTAATTAATGCCATTCGATACGCTGGATTTATTGAAGATGATTCATGGAAGGAAATTGAAGTAATGGAATCTGGGTTTCTGGATTTGGCTCGAAAAAATCATGTTCAGATTTTTATTACGCCTTCTGAAAATGCTATGAAAATGATTGAAAATGTGCGTCGGAAATATGCTTCAGGGCATGATTTTTCGGGTATGTTCGAACCCGATAACCACCCCATGCGGACTTAACCCGATTTTTGCGAAGAAAAAATGCTGAAAATTCATACTAGACAAGGGGTTATGGGATAGCTGTCAGGAGGCCAAGAGCGAAAAGGTGGGAAGAGGCTACCGCAAAACGCAGTTGAGCGGGAGATTCTGACCACTCGTTCCACCTCCCCCGTCCATTAACCCAGCAAAACCCCCTTCCAAGTCCACAGCAGCTAAAATAGGGGCGCATTCAATTTCCAGCAGAAAGGAGTGAATACCATGCCAAGACAGCGAGAATGGACAGATCGCGACCTGTCTATACTGCACGAACTGTATGAGTTAAGAGAGATGACCAAGGGACAAATTGTGACCAAGCACTTTTCCAATGGTGAAAAATATGGGAATAAACGCCTGTATATCATGAAGAAAGAAGGGCTGATTACTTCGCATGTTTTCGGGAAGAGGATGGCGGGCCAAACAGTAACCGCGGCCTATGTCCGATTGACCGAAGCGGGGATGGACTTATTAATCGAGCACGGTTTATTGGACAGCAAGAACTATCGGGCAAGGGATTTGGGTTTGTCTATCCAACAGAGGCAGTACATTACGGATGCAAATGAGCTTTATGTGCAAATACCGGAAGTGCCTTTTATGGACTCACGGGCAATCAAACGCAAATATCATCTCAACCGTGGGAATTTGACGGTCGGCGGCTTTCGTACCGCTGAGGGGGACTATATGATCTACCTGCTCATGCCCGATGCTAGAAACCAGACGCTGATAAAGATCATCACGGAAATTAAGAAGCACCCGAAATTGCGAGGCTACTTGATCTACTACAAAAGCAGGCCCATCAAAGACGCATTTGAAGGCATGAGTAACAAAATGGGATTAGTAACCGGAGGGATTCCCGTTCATTTGCTGCCGTTCGATGAAATCGGAATCACATTGACTCGGCAGTACATCCTGTCAACAAACGCGTTTTTAAATCTGCAAAAGTTGTTGTCTCAATATGGGCAGTTAACCCGAGTAAAGGAAGGCAGCAACAAATACGGATTCCTTTATGGAATTCGAAGAAGCGACGGGCTTCCAACGCCATATGTCATTGAGGTGCTGATTGGCGACATCATGATTTATAAACGATGCCTAAGAAATTACAATGTGGATGCTTACCAGAGAGAGGGCGGCGAGTCCTTCTTTT encodes the following:
- a CDS encoding prepilin peptidase produces the protein MEGWLIDLPLVLILIYATYTDLKKRVIPNRLVLVGLGYMLLARLFIADQGYGYYVLGTVAASSLMYLAALFIPGSIGGGDIKLLTVVGAAMGWWKSLVFLWLLLGLAGVFAVIGMLIWRSGKLKIPIAPFFLAANILIFMYPIKLWI
- a CDS encoding plasmid replication protein, whose product is MNISLKYGFLGLGMGGTSIAHACAGMRLSAKNTQRPYTAILINSNEMDLLKLPDYPNVKKITLPGYERGVGRDIQLGQEAFTVHKTAITETIQSYFSDRDYVFICCGLGGGTGTGAVIEAIRLLHTVGFAGRFGLLLTLPRRNEGRKVLDNALQRLQVIKRAMQGLGAIVVVDNEKLFQTGLHQNQSVEDFMKSCNRHVARLLHDLNTVTASYKPYGSYHFDASEWLNMLKTGGCLHIAKCVLPAQAVDLASPVTYMEAMKQSVLSGELSAGYDLEDATSSAVSIVADSSAAKRLFTHAFVEQIQSFLHECTPILDENPVATYVGDQPGLVTIYTVFAGLNFPNGVTKLTDELAELERKVDERSQKTDAIAEVLAGFKSLVKKETVDLEALLSEEESAPAPQKTVSDDPFDFLNHLE
- a CDS encoding putative holin-like toxin is translated as MQQIGLQGRHGSTFPKGGGAMEVKDALTLMLMFGMFILALLTYLKRSRPP